A single genomic interval of Helianthus annuus cultivar XRQ/B chromosome 6, HanXRQr2.0-SUNRISE, whole genome shotgun sequence harbors:
- the LOC110932817 gene encoding uncharacterized protein LOC110932817 — MSKQPIYPINLVYYNHENEKLVDKTKILRRKLLTQDKILSWDISRRKNMNMLCCLLCYANHDSHNHLFFECEFSSQVWGMVRHKVGMDLVQPVWDEVVSWLRDRAKSKSVNDYVARLLVAASAYFIWQERNARLFKNQLRPPEVVSELITQQVRYKLMGAKLKDCANVRRVLGKWEIKGSEMHYDGS, encoded by the coding sequence ATGTCAAAACAACCAATATACCCTATCAACCTAGTCTACTACAATCATGAAAATGAGAAACTAGTAGACAAGACAAAAATTTTGAGACGGAAGTTGCTTACTCAAGATAAAATTTTGAGCTGGGATATATCGCGAAGAAAGAACATGAACATGctatgttgtttattatgttatGCGAACCACGACTCTCATAATCACTTATTCTTTGAATGTGAGTTTTCATCTCAAGTGTGGGGTATGGTTAGGCATAAGGTTGGCATGGATTTGGTTCAGCCAGTGTGGGATGAAGTTGTTTCGTGGTTGCGTGATCGTGCCAAGTCGAAATCCGTAAATGACTATGTTGCGAGACTGTTAGTGGCGGCTAGTGCTTATTTCATCTGGCAGGAGCGTAATGCGAGATTGTTCAAGAATCAATTGCGTCCTCCGGAAGTTGTTAGTGAACTTATTACTCAACAAGTGCGGTATAAACTTATGGGAGCAAAGCTGAAGGATTGTGCCAATGTTCGAAGGGTCCTCGGGAAGTGGGAGATCAAGGGTTCCGAAATGCATTATGATGGCAGCTGA